Proteins encoded within one genomic window of Bradyrhizobium sp. CB1717:
- the ribD gene encoding bifunctional diaminohydroxyphosphoribosylaminopyrimidine deaminase/5-amino-6-(5-phosphoribosylamino)uracil reductase RibD has translation MIFRILEDQFAQKAREAKDADRRFMELALSLGKRGQGRTWPNPAVGAVIVKDGVIVGRGWTQPGGRPHGEPEALRRAGEAARGATLYVTLEPCSHFGKSPPCADAVIAAGIKRVVAAIEDPNPEVAGQGHARLRGAGITVDVGLCAAEAAFDLAGHFRRIRDKRPHVILKLAVSPDGKIGAAGGKPLAITGEAVRNRVHLLRAQSDAILVGIGTVLADDPQLNCRLPGMAARSPVRVVLDRSLRIPASSQLVRSARETPLWVIGSELAEAAAATRLGAAGAQIMRMPPGSASGLDLPAVLHALAEKGITRLMVEGGSRVAASFVAADLVDEIWLFRGAEAVGEGGVDALDALPLSKITQSRAYKVHASETFGHDTLTIYERA, from the coding sequence ATGATCTTCCGCATCCTGGAGGATCAGTTCGCGCAGAAGGCCCGCGAGGCCAAGGACGCTGACCGCCGTTTCATGGAGCTTGCACTTTCGCTGGGTAAGCGCGGGCAGGGGCGCACCTGGCCCAATCCGGCCGTTGGCGCGGTCATTGTGAAAGACGGAGTGATCGTCGGCCGTGGCTGGACCCAGCCCGGCGGACGGCCGCATGGCGAGCCCGAAGCGCTGCGGCGCGCGGGCGAAGCGGCGCGGGGCGCCACGCTCTACGTCACGCTGGAGCCGTGCTCGCATTTCGGCAAGTCGCCGCCTTGCGCCGATGCGGTGATTGCAGCCGGCATCAAGCGCGTGGTGGCGGCTATCGAGGATCCCAATCCGGAAGTGGCGGGCCAGGGCCATGCGCGCTTGCGCGGCGCCGGTATCACGGTGGATGTCGGTCTTTGCGCCGCAGAGGCCGCGTTCGACCTCGCCGGCCATTTCCGCCGCATCCGGGACAAGCGCCCGCATGTGATCCTGAAGCTCGCGGTCTCGCCAGACGGCAAGATCGGTGCGGCCGGCGGCAAGCCGCTCGCGATCACGGGCGAGGCGGTGCGCAATCGCGTGCATCTCTTGCGCGCGCAGAGCGACGCCATCCTGGTCGGCATCGGCACCGTGCTGGCGGATGATCCGCAGCTCAACTGCCGCCTGCCGGGCATGGCGGCGCGCTCGCCGGTGCGCGTGGTGCTCGACCGGAGCCTGCGTATCCCCGCATCGAGCCAGCTCGTACGCTCGGCGCGCGAGACGCCACTCTGGGTGATCGGTTCTGAACTCGCTGAAGCCGCGGCCGCGACCCGCCTTGGTGCGGCCGGTGCGCAAATCATGCGCATGCCTCCAGGCAGTGCATCCGGGCTCGATCTTCCGGCCGTGCTGCATGCGCTGGCGGAGAAGGGCATCACGCGGCTGATGGTCGAGGGCGGCAGCCGGGTTGCGGCTTCGTTCGTCGCGGCCGATCTCGTCGACGAGATCTGGCTGTTCCGCGGGGCGGAAGCGGTCGGCGAGGGCGGCGTCGATGCGCTCGATGCATTGCCCCTGTCGAAAATCACGCAGTCGCGGGCCTACAAGGTTCATGCTAGCGAGACATTCGGTCACGATACTCTCACCATCTACGAGCGCGCCTAA
- a CDS encoding riboflavin synthase gives MFTGIVTDIGEIVSFTPTAQGQLHRLRIACSYDQTTIADGASIASNGVCLTVVASGVADGKDSTQKTWYDVDAAAETLALTTAKHWKLGTKLNLERALKIGDELGGHIVAGHADGIATIVSREDLPDMARFVLSTTRELARFIATKGSITLDGVSLTVNTVDDVTFSVLIIPHTLDVTTIGSWKAGTEVNIEVDLMARYAARLTEMK, from the coding sequence ATGTTCACCGGCATTGTCACCGATATCGGCGAGATCGTCAGCTTCACGCCGACGGCGCAGGGGCAGCTGCATCGGCTGCGCATCGCCTGCAGCTACGATCAGACCACCATTGCCGACGGCGCCTCGATCGCCAGCAACGGCGTGTGCCTGACCGTGGTTGCGTCCGGCGTCGCGGACGGCAAGGATTCTACTCAAAAGACCTGGTATGACGTCGATGCGGCGGCGGAGACGCTGGCGCTGACGACGGCCAAGCACTGGAAGCTGGGCACCAAGCTCAACCTCGAGCGTGCGCTCAAGATCGGCGACGAGCTCGGCGGCCATATCGTCGCCGGCCATGCCGACGGCATCGCCACCATCGTCAGCCGCGAGGACCTGCCTGATATGGCGCGGTTCGTGCTCTCGACCACGCGCGAGCTGGCGCGGTTCATTGCCACCAAGGGCTCGATCACGCTCGACGGCGTCTCGCTGACAGTGAATACGGTCGACGACGTGACCTTTTCGGTGCTGATCATCCCGCATACGCTTGATGTCACGACCATCGGCAGCTGGAAGGCGGGGACCGAGGTCAATATCGAGGTCGATCTGATGGCCCGCTATGCGGCGCGGCTGACGGAAATGAAGTGA
- the ribH gene encoding 6,7-dimethyl-8-ribityllumazine synthase, which yields MADARRAPLKDQTDISGARALIVEARFYDDLQDALLDGAVAELKAAGLTHDVITVPGALEIPAAVAIAVDAAAANGKPYDAVIALGCVIRGDTIHFEIVSQESSRALMDLAVARKLPLGNGILTVNNEDQAWARARASELNKGGDAARAALAMLRIKRRLARA from the coding sequence ATGGCAGACGCGCGGCGCGCACCCCTGAAGGACCAGACCGACATTTCCGGCGCACGGGCGCTGATTGTCGAGGCCCGGTTCTATGACGATCTCCAGGACGCGCTTCTCGACGGCGCGGTGGCCGAGCTGAAGGCGGCCGGTCTGACGCACGACGTCATCACGGTTCCCGGCGCGCTGGAGATCCCGGCGGCGGTGGCCATCGCGGTCGATGCCGCGGCGGCGAACGGCAAGCCCTATGACGCGGTGATCGCGCTCGGCTGCGTGATCCGCGGCGACACCATCCATTTCGAGATCGTCTCGCAGGAATCCTCGCGCGCGCTGATGGACCTCGCCGTGGCGCGCAAGCTGCCGCTCGGCAACGGCATCCTCACCGTCAACAATGAGGACCAGGCCTGGGCGCGGGCGCGTGCCAGCGAGCTCAACAAGGGCGGCGATGCCGCGCGCGCGGCGCTTGCGATGCTGCGTATCAAACGCCGTCTGGCGCGGGCCTGA
- the nusB gene encoding transcription antitermination factor NusB: protein MAEIKKPAGAPEKKANRRGAARLAAVQALYQMDIAGAGINDIFAEFESHWLGNEVEGDTYLPAEAAFFRDVVSGVVRDQKKLDPLIDEALSKGWPLKRIEAILRAVLRAGAYELEHRRDVPGRVVISEYVDVANAFVDREETGMVNAVLDQIGRQFRGDEFGRG from the coding sequence ATGGCTGAGATCAAGAAACCGGCGGGCGCTCCGGAGAAGAAGGCGAACCGGCGCGGCGCGGCTCGGCTCGCGGCCGTCCAGGCGTTGTACCAGATGGACATCGCGGGAGCCGGCATCAACGACATCTTCGCCGAGTTCGAGAGCCACTGGCTCGGCAACGAGGTCGAGGGCGACACCTATCTGCCGGCGGAAGCCGCCTTCTTCCGCGACGTCGTCTCCGGCGTCGTGCGCGACCAGAAGAAGCTCGATCCGCTGATCGACGAAGCGCTGTCGAAGGGCTGGCCGCTCAAGCGGATTGAGGCGATCCTGCGCGCAGTGCTGCGGGCAGGGGCCTACGAGTTGGAGCACCGCAGGGACGTGCCGGGCCGTGTCGTCATCTCCGAATATGTCGACGTCGCCAATGCCTTCGTCGACCGCGAGGAGACCGGCATGGTCAACGCCGTGCTCGACCAGATCGGCCGCCAGTTTCGCGGCGACGAGTTCGGGCGGGGGTAG
- the thiL gene encoding thiamine-phosphate kinase: MTNTPETSAEDSLIARYFKPLATDPGAFGLVDDAAVLSSSGDDIVVTTDAVVEGVHYLATDPPDTIARKALRVNLSDLAAKGAAPAGFLLTLALRSKEDSWLRPFADALGEDAKAFGCPLLGGDTVSTPGPQMISITAFGRVPKGRMVGRTGAMAGDRILVTGTIGDAALGLDALTGGAVAGALVSDPAARDLLASRYRVPQPRNALAEAVRDHASAAMDVSDGLAGDLTKLCAASGVSATVDVASVPLSAPAARLIARNVVGVETLLAGGDDYEVLCTVPPAQSDALIAAGRAAGLPVAAIGTIVAGHDRPRFLDGQGRELTLKRLSYSHF, translated from the coding sequence ATGACGAACACACCGGAAACTTCCGCCGAAGACTCCCTCATCGCGCGCTATTTCAAGCCGCTGGCGACCGATCCCGGTGCGTTCGGGCTGGTCGACGACGCGGCGGTCCTGTCCTCATCCGGCGACGACATCGTCGTCACCACCGATGCCGTGGTCGAGGGCGTGCATTATCTTGCCACCGACCCTCCCGACACGATCGCGCGCAAGGCGCTGCGGGTGAACTTGTCCGATCTCGCCGCCAAGGGCGCGGCGCCGGCCGGCTTCTTGTTGACGCTGGCGCTGCGCAGCAAGGAGGACTCCTGGCTCCGGCCGTTTGCGGACGCGCTGGGCGAGGACGCCAAGGCGTTCGGCTGCCCGCTGCTCGGCGGCGACACGGTGTCGACGCCGGGACCGCAGATGATCTCGATCACCGCCTTCGGCCGCGTGCCGAAGGGGCGGATGGTCGGCCGCACCGGCGCCATGGCCGGCGACCGCATCCTGGTGACGGGCACGATCGGCGATGCCGCGCTCGGTCTCGACGCGCTCACCGGCGGCGCGGTGGCCGGGGCGCTCGTGTCTGATCCCGCTGCACGGGATTTGCTGGCGTCGCGCTATCGCGTGCCGCAGCCGCGCAACGCGCTGGCGGAGGCCGTGCGCGACCATGCGTCGGCCGCGATGGACGTCTCCGATGGCCTTGCCGGCGATCTGACGAAACTCTGTGCAGCGTCCGGCGTCTCGGCCACGGTCGACGTGGCGAGCGTGCCGCTCTCGGCTCCTGCGGCGAGGCTGATTGCCCGTAACGTCGTTGGCGTCGAGACGTTGCTTGCCGGAGGCGACGATTACGAGGTGCTGTGCACTGTTCCACCGGCGCAAAGCGATGCGTTGATCGCAGCCGGTCGGGCGGCGGGCCTTCCCGTTGCGGCGATCGGCACGATCGTCGCGGGCCACGACCGGCCACGCTTCCTGGACGGGCAGGGGCGAGAACTGACCTTGAAGCGGCTGTCCTACAGTCACTTCTAG
- a CDS encoding sodium-translocating pyrophosphatase, producing the protein MTALWLIVLCGVLSVVYAIWATSSVLGADAGSPRMQEIAGAVREGAQAYLRRQYTTIGIVGIVIFVLLVYFLGLYVAIGFAIGAVLSGAAGFIGMNVSVRANVRTAQAATTSLAGGLELAFKAGAITGMLVAGLALLGVTLYFGFLVHSLKLAPDSRTVVDAMVALGFGASLISIFARLGGGIFTKGADVGGDLVGKVEAGIPEDDPRNPATIADNVGDNVGDCAGMAADLFETYAVTAVATMVLAAIFFAKTPILANMMTLPLAIGGICIITSIIGTFFVKLGPSQSIMGALYKGLIATGILSLIGIGGVIYTLIGFGKLDGVDYTGMALFECGVVGLVVTALIIWITEYYTGTDYRPVKSIAQASVTGHGTNVIQGLAVSMEATALPAIVIIAGILVTYSLAGLFGIAIATATMLALAGMVVALDAFGPVTDNAGGIAEMAGLPKEVRKSTDALDAVGNTTKAVTKGYAIGSAGLGALVLFAAYNQDLKFFVADSAHHTYFAGVNPDFSLNNPYVVVGLLFGGLLPYLFGAMGMTAVGRAAGAIVEEVRRQFREKPGIMQGTDKPDYGKAVDLLTRAAIKEMIIPSLLPVLSPIVVYFLIYAIAGGGAAGKSAAFSAVGAMLLGVIVTGLFVAISMTSGGGAWDNAKKYIEDGHFGGKGSDAHKSAVTGDTVGDPYKDTAGPAVNPMIKITNIVALLLLAILAH; encoded by the coding sequence ATGACAGCATTATGGTTGATAGTGCTCTGCGGAGTGCTTTCCGTCGTCTACGCGATTTGGGCGACGTCTTCGGTGTTGGGCGCGGATGCGGGGTCGCCGCGCATGCAGGAAATTGCAGGAGCCGTGCGCGAAGGCGCGCAGGCCTATCTCCGGCGCCAGTACACCACGATCGGTATCGTCGGCATCGTCATCTTCGTGCTGCTCGTCTACTTCCTCGGTCTTTATGTCGCGATTGGTTTTGCCATCGGCGCCGTCCTGTCAGGGGCGGCCGGCTTCATCGGCATGAACGTCTCGGTTCGCGCCAATGTGCGTACCGCCCAGGCCGCGACGACGTCGCTGGCCGGCGGCCTCGAGCTCGCCTTCAAGGCGGGCGCGATCACCGGCATGCTGGTGGCCGGTCTCGCGCTGCTCGGTGTGACCCTCTATTTCGGCTTCCTGGTTCACTCGCTGAAGCTCGCGCCCGACAGCCGCACCGTGGTCGACGCCATGGTGGCACTCGGCTTCGGCGCCTCGCTGATCTCGATCTTCGCCCGTCTCGGCGGCGGCATCTTCACCAAGGGTGCGGACGTCGGCGGCGACCTCGTCGGCAAGGTCGAGGCCGGCATTCCCGAGGACGATCCGCGCAACCCCGCGACCATTGCCGATAACGTCGGCGACAATGTGGGCGACTGCGCCGGCATGGCCGCCGACCTGTTCGAGACCTACGCGGTGACCGCGGTCGCCACCATGGTGCTCGCCGCGATCTTCTTCGCCAAGACGCCGATCCTCGCCAACATGATGACGCTTCCGCTCGCCATCGGCGGCATCTGCATCATCACCTCGATCATCGGCACTTTCTTCGTCAAGCTCGGGCCGAGCCAGTCGATCATGGGGGCGCTCTACAAGGGCCTGATCGCAACCGGCATCCTGTCGCTGATCGGCATCGGCGGCGTGATCTACACCCTGATCGGCTTCGGCAAGCTCGACGGCGTCGACTACACCGGCATGGCGCTGTTCGAATGCGGCGTGGTCGGCCTCGTCGTCACCGCGCTGATCATCTGGATCACCGAATACTACACCGGCACGGACTATCGTCCGGTGAAGTCGATCGCCCAGGCCTCGGTGACCGGTCACGGCACCAACGTGATCCAGGGCCTTGCCGTCTCGATGGAAGCGACCGCGCTGCCTGCGATCGTCATTATCGCCGGCATCCTCGTCACCTACAGTCTGGCAGGCCTGTTCGGCATTGCGATCGCGACCGCCACCATGCTGGCGCTGGCCGGCATGGTCGTCGCACTCGACGCCTTCGGCCCCGTCACCGACAATGCCGGCGGCATTGCCGAAATGGCGGGCCTGCCGAAGGAGGTGCGCAAGTCGACCGACGCGCTCGACGCGGTCGGCAACACCACCAAGGCGGTGACCAAGGGCTACGCGATCGGCTCCGCCGGTCTCGGCGCCCTCGTGCTGTTTGCGGCCTACAACCAGGACCTCAAGTTCTTCGTTGCGGACAGCGCACATCACACCTACTTCGCCGGCGTCAATCCGGACTTCTCGCTCAACAACCCCTACGTCGTGGTGGGCCTGCTGTTCGGCGGCCTGCTGCCGTACCTTTTCGGCGCGATGGGCATGACCGCGGTGGGCCGTGCGGCCGGCGCGATCGTGGAGGAGGTCCGCCGTCAGTTCCGCGAGAAGCCGGGCATCATGCAGGGCACCGACAAGCCGGACTACGGCAAGGCCGTGGACCTGCTCACCAGGGCCGCGATCAAGGAGATGATCATCCCCTCGCTGCTCCCGGTGCTGTCGCCGATCGTCGTGTACTTCCTGATCTACGCGATCGCGGGTGGTGGCGCGGCCGGTAAGTCGGCCGCGTTCTCTGCCGTCGGCGCGATGCTGCTCGGCGTGATCGTGACGGGCCTGTTCGTCGCGATCTCCATGACCTCGGGCGGCGGCGCCTGGGACAACGCCAAGAAGTACATCGAGGACGGTCACTTCGGCGGCAAGGGCAGCGATGCCCACAAGTCCGCTGTCACCGGCGACACCGTCGGCGATCCCTACAAGGACACGGCGGGACCTGCGGTGAACCCGATGATCAAGATCACCAACATCGTGGCCTTGCTGCTGCTGGCGATCCTGGCGCACTGA
- a CDS encoding tripartite tricarboxylate transporter substrate binding protein, which translates to MSEKLQNTLLTRRRVLAGAAGLSAAAILPRSSLADWKPTENVRLVVPAAAGGSTDVMGRLLAAHLQTAWGQSAVVENRSGGGGTIGTAEVVRAKPDGHTILIGNPGPNAIAYSIFKNLTYKPDQLQPVSNMIRIPNIVSAHPKTSIKSVAELIAYLKANPDKLSYASSGVGQSPHLTGAWFLQLTGLKMTHIPFRGAGPALQAALAGDIQILFDNLYPSLPQVQNGTLNGLCVTTTERSDLAPNLPTMRESAPELANFDISSWFSVFLPKGVSPEVLNALNLQVKAMLERDDIKKQIAAMGARADYGTPQQFADFVDAETKKFAGIIQKEGLQMDVQ; encoded by the coding sequence GTGTCCGAGAAACTTCAGAACACTTTGTTGACCCGCCGTCGCGTGCTTGCCGGCGCTGCCGGCCTGTCGGCCGCAGCGATCCTGCCGCGATCGAGCCTGGCGGACTGGAAGCCGACCGAGAACGTCCGCCTCGTGGTACCGGCTGCGGCCGGCGGCTCGACAGATGTCATGGGCCGGCTGCTGGCCGCTCATCTGCAAACCGCCTGGGGCCAGTCGGCCGTCGTGGAAAACCGCTCCGGCGGCGGCGGCACGATCGGCACGGCCGAGGTGGTCCGCGCCAAGCCCGATGGTCACACCATCCTGATCGGCAACCCTGGCCCGAACGCGATCGCCTACAGCATCTTCAAGAACCTGACCTACAAGCCGGACCAGCTCCAGCCGGTCTCCAACATGATCCGGATCCCGAACATCGTATCGGCGCATCCGAAGACCAGCATCAAGTCGGTCGCCGAGCTGATCGCGTACCTGAAGGCCAATCCGGACAAGCTCAGCTACGCCTCCTCCGGTGTCGGTCAGAGCCCTCACCTGACCGGCGCCTGGTTCCTCCAGCTCACCGGGCTGAAGATGACCCACATCCCGTTCCGCGGCGCGGGCCCCGCGCTCCAGGCGGCGCTCGCCGGCGACATCCAGATCCTGTTCGACAATCTCTATCCGAGCCTGCCGCAGGTGCAGAACGGCACGCTCAACGGTCTCTGCGTCACCACGACCGAGCGCAGCGACCTTGCGCCCAACCTGCCGACCATGCGCGAGAGCGCGCCCGAGCTGGCGAACTTCGACATATCGTCCTGGTTCTCGGTGTTCCTGCCGAAGGGGGTCTCACCCGAGGTGCTCAACGCGCTCAATCTTCAGGTGAAGGCGATGCTGGAGCGCGACGACATCAAGAAGCAGATCGCCGCCATGGGCGCCCGCGCCGATTACGGCACCCCGCAGCAGTTCGCCGACTTCGTGGACGCCGAGACGAAGAAGTTCGCCGGCATCATCCAGAAGGAAGGCTTGCAGATGGATGTGCAGTAG
- the bamE gene encoding outer membrane protein assembly factor BamE produces MTITNETSLRADKRRGLHARWRGLRLAAAAALVGVALAGCTGEQFQKGYILPPGALEQIPIGASQDQVLIVMGTPSTVATLDGEVFYYISQRSERMVAFMNQKVVDQRVIAIYFDKNRRVRRLANYGLQDGKIFDFISRTTPTSGQEMSYLAPLFKLLSFN; encoded by the coding sequence ATGACGATAACGAACGAGACCAGCCTGCGCGCGGACAAGCGGCGCGGCCTTCATGCACGTTGGCGCGGCCTGCGCCTGGCGGCCGCGGCGGCCTTGGTCGGCGTGGCGCTTGCTGGCTGCACCGGCGAGCAATTCCAGAAGGGCTACATCCTGCCGCCCGGCGCGCTGGAGCAGATTCCGATCGGCGCCAGCCAGGACCAGGTGCTGATTGTCATGGGCACGCCTTCCACCGTCGCGACGCTCGACGGTGAGGTGTTCTACTACATCTCGCAGCGCTCGGAGCGGATGGTCGCCTTCATGAACCAGAAGGTGGTCGATCAGCGCGTGATCGCGATCTATTTCGACAAGAACCGGCGCGTGCGCCGGCTGGCGAATTACGGCCTCCAGGACGGCAAGATCTTCGACTTCATCAGCCGCACCACGCCGACATCGGGCCAGGAGATGAGCTACCTCGCGCCGCTGTTCAAGCTGCTCAGCTTTAACTGA
- a CDS encoding ubiquinol-cytochrome C chaperone family protein produces MLWPFNHFRKPRLTPPGTIEAIYGMIVTQAREPIFYRDLGVPDTVNGRFDLLLLHLWLLLRRLRTVQRATELSQALFDRFCEDMDDNLREMGVGDQTVPKRMRAFGEAFYGRVQAYDQAMEGDGEALAAAICKNILNGTGMDQARQLAAYARATEADLGRTDEAALLGASFKFPPAFREDVTP; encoded by the coding sequence ATGCTTTGGCCGTTCAATCACTTCAGGAAACCCCGGCTAACCCCGCCGGGCACCATTGAAGCCATCTATGGCATGATCGTGACGCAGGCGCGAGAACCCATATTTTACCGCGACTTGGGCGTGCCGGATACGGTTAACGGGCGTTTCGACCTGTTGCTGCTGCATCTGTGGCTGCTCTTGCGCCGCCTGCGCACGGTCCAGCGCGCCACGGAGCTGTCTCAGGCGCTGTTCGACCGCTTCTGCGAGGACATGGATGACAATCTGCGCGAGATGGGGGTCGGCGACCAGACCGTGCCGAAGCGGATGCGGGCCTTCGGGGAGGCATTCTACGGCCGCGTCCAGGCGTACGACCAGGCCATGGAGGGCGACGGCGAGGCGCTGGCGGCGGCGATCTGCAAGAATATCTTGAATGGGACCGGCATGGACCAGGCCCGGCAGCTCGCGGCCTATGCCAGGGCCACCGAGGCCGATCTCGGCCGGACCGACGAGGCCGCACTGCTTGGTGCGTCCTTCAAATTTCCCCCGGCGTTCAGGGAGGATGTCACGCCATGA
- a CDS encoding DUF177 domain-containing protein, with product MSRPNTTSSPDPWRAPVIVAQIPDTGLHRELEASAAERQAMAELAGLREVLSAHASFEVVPKSGGRIQVTGQVRARIGQTCVVTLDPIESEIEEEVDLVFAPEAEARRLADLIEEGQDDEEPPEVVDPPEAILNGVIDLGRLATDALFLAIDPYPRKEGAVFEAEVVAPDPEDHPFAALKALQDNKKNQ from the coding sequence ATGAGCCGACCCAACACCACATCCTCGCCCGATCCCTGGCGAGCGCCCGTCATCGTCGCGCAGATCCCCGACACCGGCCTGCATCGCGAGCTCGAGGCATCGGCGGCCGAGCGGCAGGCCATGGCGGAGCTCGCAGGCCTCCGGGAGGTCCTGTCCGCTCACGCCAGCTTCGAGGTCGTGCCGAAGAGCGGCGGCCGGATCCAGGTCACGGGGCAGGTCCGCGCCCGGATCGGCCAGACCTGCGTGGTCACGCTCGATCCGATCGAGAGCGAGATCGAGGAGGAGGTGGACCTGGTGTTTGCCCCCGAGGCCGAGGCGCGGCGCCTCGCCGACCTGATCGAGGAGGGGCAGGACGATGAGGAGCCGCCGGAGGTCGTCGATCCGCCGGAGGCCATTCTCAATGGGGTCATCGACCTCGGCCGGCTCGCCACCGATGCCCTGTTCCTGGCGATCGATCCTTACCCGCGCAAGGAGGGGGCCGTGTTCGAGGCGGAGGTGGTCGCCCCTGACCCGGAGGACCATCCCTTCGCGGCGCTGAAGGCGCTTCAGGATAACAAAAAGAACCAGTAG
- the plsX gene encoding phosphate acyltransferase PlsX: protein MPSKVRIALDAMGGDDGAAVVIPGAAISLGRHRDTEFLLVGDQAKIELELEKHPQLRAASKIVHTDVAVSMHDKPSQALRRGRRTSSMWLAIDAVKKGEADVAVSAGNTGALMAMSRFHLRTLPGIDRPAISAIWPTKRGQSVVLDLGATLGGDAHHLVSLAVMGAAMASVLFNKKRPTVGLLNIGAEEIKGHEEIREASEILRARNLPELDYIGFVEGDGIGKGLADVIVTEGFSGNIALKTAEGTARQMAELLRNELQRSWLSKLGYLFARNAFQALRDKMDPNKSNGGVFLGLKGVVVKSHGGINAEGFAYAIDVGYDMVKFDLLNKINQMLNREGGALSSVQPAPEDVS from the coding sequence ATGCCTAGCAAGGTTCGTATCGCGCTTGACGCCATGGGGGGCGACGACGGCGCCGCCGTGGTCATTCCGGGCGCGGCCATCTCGCTTGGCAGGCATCGCGACACCGAGTTCCTGCTGGTCGGTGACCAGGCCAAGATCGAGCTCGAGCTCGAGAAGCATCCCCAGCTCAGGGCCGCCTCGAAGATCGTCCATACCGACGTCGCCGTCAGCATGCACGACAAGCCGAGCCAGGCGCTGCGCCGCGGCCGCAGGACCTCCTCGATGTGGCTTGCCATCGACGCGGTGAAGAAGGGCGAGGCCGATGTTGCGGTCTCCGCCGGCAATACCGGCGCGCTGATGGCGATGTCGCGCTTCCATTTGCGCACGCTGCCCGGCATCGACCGCCCGGCCATCTCCGCGATCTGGCCAACCAAGCGCGGCCAGTCGGTCGTGCTCGATCTCGGCGCCACCCTCGGCGGCGATGCGCACCATCTGGTGTCGCTGGCCGTGATGGGTGCGGCGATGGCGAGCGTGCTGTTCAACAAGAAACGGCCCACGGTTGGCCTCCTCAATATCGGGGCCGAGGAGATCAAGGGGCACGAGGAGATTCGCGAGGCCAGCGAGATCCTGCGTGCGCGGAACCTGCCGGAGCTCGACTATATCGGCTTCGTCGAGGGCGACGGCATTGGCAAGGGGCTGGCCGACGTGATCGTGACCGAGGGCTTCAGCGGCAACATTGCGCTCAAAACCGCCGAGGGAACCGCCCGGCAGATGGCGGAACTCCTTCGCAACGAATTGCAGCGGAGCTGGTTGTCCAAGCTGGGCTATCTCTTCGCCCGCAATGCGTTCCAGGCCCTGCGCGACAAGATGGACCCCAACAAGTCCAATGGCGGCGTATTCCTGGGTTTGAAAGGCGTCGTGGTCAAGAGCCATGGCGGAATCAACGCCGAAGGCTTTGCCTACGCGATCGATGTTGGCTATGACATGGTCAAATTCGATCTCCTGAACAAGATCAATCAGATGCTCAACCGCGAGGGTGGTGCACTCAGTTCCGTGCAGCCTGCGCCGGAGGATGTTTCGTGA